One window from the genome of Gimesia aquarii encodes:
- a CDS encoding Gfo/Idh/MocA family protein codes for MQDKTNKTDKTHSSLNRRKFLAASASAAAIGFGAPAFVRGRNLNEKLNIAIIGSGGRGGSNLRSVSSENITVLCDVNEQNLFRAGQSHPKAEKFKDFRKVYDHPDKFDAVVVSTCEHTHAFATLPALQFKKHVYCEKPLTHSVWEARVIREAARKANVATQMGTQIHAGDNYRRVVELVQSGAIGPVQEAHVWVSRAWGWHPSETEAKAAKDIVYSPKRPSHSDPVPKGVDWDLWLGPAPERPFNNIYFPGPKWYRWWDFGNGTMSDLGSHWIDLPFWALKLDHPLTIEAKGPPIQKEIAPASMQAVYEYGQRGDLPPVTVGWYQGTNKPKLWLEKKIPQWGNGVLFVGEKGMLLSDYRKHVLLPENEFADFTPPAPSIPKSLGHHAEWIHASKTGEPTTCNFEYAGLLTEANHLGNVAYRTGKKLHWDTQAMRATNAPESDQYIRREYRKGWKLI; via the coding sequence GTGCAAGACAAAACCAATAAAACAGACAAGACTCATTCTTCTTTGAACCGCAGAAAATTTTTGGCTGCTTCCGCCTCTGCTGCCGCGATTGGCTTCGGTGCTCCTGCCTTTGTTCGTGGCAGGAACCTAAATGAAAAACTGAATATCGCCATAATCGGTTCCGGAGGCCGTGGCGGCAGTAATTTGAGATCTGTCTCTTCTGAAAATATTACCGTGCTCTGTGATGTTAACGAACAGAACCTGTTCCGCGCTGGGCAGAGCCATCCCAAGGCAGAAAAATTCAAGGACTTCCGTAAAGTCTACGACCATCCTGATAAATTTGATGCGGTTGTCGTTAGTACTTGCGAACATACTCATGCATTCGCCACGCTACCTGCTCTTCAATTCAAAAAACATGTCTATTGTGAAAAACCTTTGACACACAGTGTGTGGGAAGCCCGCGTGATTCGAGAAGCAGCCCGGAAAGCCAATGTCGCGACGCAGATGGGCACACAAATTCATGCGGGTGATAATTACCGCCGAGTGGTCGAACTCGTTCAATCAGGGGCCATTGGTCCCGTACAGGAAGCACATGTGTGGGTTTCCCGTGCCTGGGGCTGGCATCCTTCAGAAACAGAAGCGAAAGCTGCCAAAGACATCGTGTATTCCCCTAAACGTCCGAGTCATTCTGATCCTGTGCCCAAAGGAGTTGACTGGGATCTCTGGCTGGGCCCCGCACCAGAACGTCCCTTTAACAACATTTATTTCCCGGGACCAAAATGGTACCGTTGGTGGGATTTTGGAAATGGAACAATGTCTGACTTAGGCAGCCATTGGATCGATTTACCCTTCTGGGCTTTAAAACTCGATCACCCGCTTACCATCGAAGCGAAAGGGCCTCCAATTCAAAAAGAAATCGCACCAGCATCGATGCAGGCAGTTTATGAATACGGACAACGCGGCGATTTACCCCCTGTGACGGTCGGCTGGTATCAAGGTACGAATAAACCGAAGCTGTGGCTGGAAAAGAAAATTCCTCAGTGGGGCAACGGCGTGCTGTTTGTCGGTGAGAAAGGCATGTTACTTTCTGATTACCGAAAACATGTTTTACTGCCAGAAAACGAATTCGCTGACTTCACTCCTCCAGCACCTTCGATTCCCAAGTCATTGGGACATCATGCCGAGTGGATTCACGCCAGCAAAACAGGCGAACCTACTACGTGCAACTTCGAGTACGCAGGTCTGTTAACAGAAGCTAACCATCTTGGTAATGTAGCTTATCGCACAGGCAAAAAACTACACTGGGACACCCAAGCCATGCGCGCGACGAATGCTCCTGAATCCGATCAATATATCCGCCGCGAATACCGCAAAGGTTGGAAATTGATTTAG